A segment of the Sanyastnella coralliicola genome:
GTTCTAGCCGATATTCTGCGTTCTGCGATCCGCAACCCGCGTTCCTCGTTCCTCGTTCTGCGTTCCTCGTTCTGCGTTCCTTTTCCTAACTTCGAGTATCATGAAAAAGCTCCTTTTCTTTTCCGCGTTAGCGCTTGTGTTCTTCGGATGTAAGAAAGATGAAGAATCACTACCTGCTGACAATTCTTCGGGTGGTCCGAATGTGATCTTCCGTTTTGCTTTTGATGAGAACCAAGAGCGATTGGATAATATGGGGAACCCGGCGGGATTGCCTGATGGACATGCGGGACAGTCTCCAAATTTCAATTTCATCTCGGCGCATTATGTGGAGATGATCCCCAATGAATTGACCTGGTTAGGTGATGGAGAGATCCTTTATGAAGGGCCTGAAACAACGGCAGGAGGCGAGGAAGCGATCGACTTTGATCAAGCCAACGTGGTACAAGAAGGGGAAGACTTCTTGGTAGTGCCTCTCAGTAGTGTATCACCTGGAACCTATGAGTTCATTCGAACTTCGTTGTCGTACCAAAATTTCTCGGTGGATTTCATTGCCGCTGGGTTTGAGTTGACGGGTACCTTGGCCAGCTTTATCGGATACAACAACTACATCACCTCTTTTACGATTGAAGAGCAGTCAGTAGACGTGAATGAGAACAAACTTCAAGGATATTGGGGTTTCGAGTCCATCGGTCAAGTGACAACAGGACAGGCACCTGAAGGTGCGACTACCGTGCCCAATCCTCTAGCGGATACATCACCGATTCCTCCAGGTTCGTGTTTGGTGACTGGAGAGTTGACTTCTCCTTTGACCATCACAGGTAATGAAACAGAAGACATCATTGTTACCCTCTCTCTTTCTACGAATCAAAGCTTCGAGTGGGTAGAGGTCAATGAAGACGGCATCTGGGAGCCAGAGGCTGGTGAGAATGTTGTGGATATGGGTATTCGCGGTTTGATCGCTACCGCGGAATAATTACTCCAATACTTCGCCCGTTTCCTCATCGTATTGAGGAAGCGAATCTGAATAGTCTACCGCAGTTCCAGGGGTGCGAACTGATTCGTCAATGGGTTGTAATCCGCGTTCACGCACTGTGCGCATTCCAGGATCTTCTTCAGCCAATGGGAAAACATCTACAATCTTCGTGTAGGTAATTGAAGGGATGACGTAGCCAGAGATACTTGTCTTGAGGAAGTCAGACGTTTTATCGTACGCGTCACGCACGTCACCTGCAGAGATCAAGAAGTACTGGTTGCTTGATTTCTCTTCGCCTTTGCTTTCATCGAAAGAGACAAATGACACCTTCACACGGAACCACATGTCAGAATCATCAAAGCGAATAACTTCAGCGAAGTTTGACTTTGTGATTTGCTGAACTTCATAGGGCTTTCTGCCCATCTGCTCTAGCAAAAAAGTCATGCGCGTTTCCGCCTCAGTGTAGTTGTACGCATCAAGAAGGAACTGCTCGGTTACCTTCCCTTCATTTCCGTGTTGATCCTCTTTTACGTATCGAACCTTACAAGTAAACCAGTGCTTTGTCATTGCTGCGAATTAGGTAGAAGGCAAAGCTAGGCAAAGGAATATGGGGAATCCAAATTCCGCGCTAGCGAGTTATCGACGTCTTACTCACGTGCAAGGTTTATCTGACAACACATCAGTGGGAACTGACATTCGCTTCAACCTCAATCGTACAACAAAGCTGAAACTATGGAGAGACATTGCGGCAGTAAAGCAATTGACCATGAAAGCATTGAATCTATCCACAAACGCAGGAGACCTATCTGAGAACTTACCTCACAGCATGATCGTGAAGAATGAAGATCTCACGGTCTGGCAACTCGTAAAACTAGGACGTCTTTATTCTAAGTCGGCTCGTTATGATGAAGCATTGGGCTTCTTTGATCGTGCCATCGAGATGGAACCAAAAGAGTCAACGATCCATTATTACCGAGGTGTGGTGAACTTCCGCTTGAACAAGTTAGAGGCTGCGCTACGTGACTTCGAGCGTTCAATGAAGCGCAATCCATGGAATACCATTGATATTTTGAATTACACAGGGTGTATCCGTTTCCGATTGGGAGACATCAAAGGTGCACGCAAAGATATTTCTCGCGTACTGAATGCGAATCACGGATTACTGAACGATCTAGTGATGTCAGCAGATGAGTACCTAGAGTTGATGGCGATTTAATCAGAGTGCAATGCCCTCGAGCTTCTCGAGGATCTGATGCGCCACATCAAGAGCCCGGTATCCGTCGCTAACGGTAACTTCCGGTGTAGTGTCATTCTTGATTGATCTTGCAAGTGAAGCGAGCTCATCACGAATGGCATTGCTGTTTTCAGGAATTTGCGGCTTCTCAAAGAAGATCTCTTTGCTGCCTTTTCCTTCTCCTAGGTCAATAGTCACCGCGAATGGATCTGCTTCTCCTTCCACTGCCTTCATGCGAACGATCTCAGATTCACGCTTCAAGAAATCAACCGCGATGTAAGCGTCACGCTGGAAGAAACGACACTTACGCATGTTCTTCAGCGAAATACGACTAGCGGTTAGGTTTGCTACACACCCATTGTCAAATTCAAGACGGGCATTCGCAATGTCTGGAGTCTCAGAAACCACAGCAACGCCGCTTGCACTGATCTTCTTCACGTTCGCACCAGTAGCTGCAAGCACAACGTCGATATCGTGAATCATCAGGTCAAGAACCACTGAAACGTCTGTACCACGTGGGTTGAACTGAGCTAGGCGGTGCGACTCAATAAATTGAGGCTGTTGAATCTTATCCTTGATAGTTGTGTAGGCTGGGTTGAATCGTTCCACGTGTCCAACTTGCACTTTCACATTGGCCTCTTCACTCAAACGAATCAAGCTCTTGGCTTCATCCAGGGTATTGGTGATCGGCTTTTCAATGAAGACGTGTTTGCTTGCGCGAAGTGCGGTCTGAGCGCATTCGTAATGCGAAAGGGTAGGAGTAACGATATCTACAACGTCAACATCTGCAATGATGCCTTCAATGGTGTCGTAGGCTTTGAGTCCGAATTCCTCTGAAACACTCTGTTGCTTTTCAGGGTCTGGATCATAAAACCCAACGACCTCATAAATATCTTTCAACTCGCGCAGACACTTGATGTGGATCTTACCAAGATGCCCTGCACCCAAAACTCCGATCTTCAACATGGAATCGATTTTTTTTAGCGCCACAAAGATGCGGCTTTCTTCCGTCCAAATGTACTTTCTGTATTATCGACATCAGTTCGTGTAAATCATACTTATCAACATCGGCATTGGAATGGACAAAGCCATTAGATTTGAATGGTCATGGAACGTGTAGATACATATCGCCATAAAGGCTTGAGAAAGCGACTCATGGATGAGTTGCGTGAGTTGGGAATTCGTGATGAACGCGTGCTGGATGCATGTTTTAACGTTCCACGTCATTTCTTTTTGAGCTCTGCATTTTTGGAGTTCGCCTACGATAATAAGGCCTTCCAAATTGGAGCCGGTCAAACCATTTCGCAACCATTCACGGTAGCCAAGCAAACGGAGCTTCTGGAGATTAAGAAAGGAGACAAAATCTTGGAAATCGGAACAGGTTCGGGCTACCAAACATGTGTCCTTTGTGAAATGGGCGCGAAGGTTTGGTCTATTGAACGACAGAAACTGCTGGCTGATAATTCGAAGGTGTTGATTCGTTCTTTGGGCTACCGCCCGAATCTCTATTACGGAGATGGTTATAAAGGAAAACCTGCTTTCGCACCCTTCGATGGAATTATCGTGACATGCGGTGCACCGAGTATCCCAGAAGCCTTGCTCTCACAACTGAAGATTGGCGGAAAGCTGATTATTCCGGTAGGAGAAGGTAAAACCCAAGTCATGTTAGAAGTAACACGAAATTCTGCCACTGACTTTTCGAAGAGAGAACACGGCAACTTCGCCTTCGTTCCAATGCTTAACGACAGAGCCCGATGAAAAAACTCTTTTCCACTGACCAGATCCGAGATTGGGATCGCTACACCATTGAAAACGAACCGATCTCTTCCCTGCGTCTGATGGAAAGAGCATCCACAAAGGCCTTCGCCATCTTGATGGGCTTACTTGACGATGAAGATATTACGATCTTCTGCGGTACAGGAAATAACGGCGGCGATGGGCTCGTACTGGCACGCCTCTTGCGTATGGCCGAGTTTGAAGTTGACGTATTTGTTCTAGGCGATCCGGAGAAAGGTTCAGAAGATTTCAAGACCAATTTAGAGAAGGTTGGAGAGGTTCAAGTTCTCGCTAACGCGGAAACGGATTTGATGGAATACCTCGACGGGAAAGTAGTCATCGACGCGATTTTTGGAAGTGGATTGACACGTCCGTTGGAAGAATGGCGAAGTGACATTGTACGGTCGATTAACCTCTACGCAGGTCGAATCATTTCACTCGATTTGCCAAGCGGACTTCCTGGCGACGCGAGCTCTTGGGACCACGATAGCATTTGGGCTGATCTGACCATCAGCTTTCAGCAACCGAAGAAGAGCTTTTTCTACGAAGAAGGAGATCAAAGAAGTGGAGAGATCATCGTAGCCGACATCGGTCTCCATCCAGATTACGAAGAGGATGAGCCGTGCGCAGACTTCTTTGTAGATCCTGAATACTTGGGTGATTTGGTGGTTCAGCCTTTCCGCTTTATCCACAAGGGAAGCAAAGGTATGGCCCAAGTCGTTGGCGGACATCATCGCATGTTCGGAGCCATTGGATTGACGACCAACGCCGCTTTACGAAGTGGAGCAGGCTTGGTAGTTGCTCAAGTTCCAGCTCAAGCTGAGATGCTCATTCATCAATGGCACCCAGAAGCAATGGTGATTGCAGATCAAGGAACAGAATTCTTGACCCGTTTGGAGATTCATCCGAAGACAACCGCTCTCGGTATTGGTCCGGGGATGGGGCAAGACGCAGCCTCTTTACCAGTACTCCATTCCGCGCTAGCGTCAGAAATACCCTTAGTCATAGACGCAGACGCATTGAATTTAATCGCAGCTCACGGATTGCAGAAAGAATTGAAGCGCGTGTACCCAACAGTGATCACACCACATCCAACTGAATTCGATCGTTTATTCGGTGCGCATGAAGGTAAAAATGCCATTGTAGACCGCGAAGCGACGGCGCGTGCAAAAGCGCAAGAGTATCAATGCTTCATTGTCTTGAAAGGAGCCTTCAGCAGAATCTACACGCCAGAAGGAGAGTGCATCTATAATACTAGCGGATCACCAGCACTTGCAGTAGGCGGAAGTGGAGACGTCTTGACAGGGTTGCTCACGGGCATGCTCGCACAAGGATTCGCACCAGTGGATGCGACGATGTTGGCGGTCTACCTACATGGAAGTGCTGGAGAGCGATTCGAAGAGATGTACGGAACAAGAGGAATGACAGCGACTGACATCGTAGATCTATTGCCAGAAGTCTTCGCTCAATTCATCGATTAGAGCAGGCCTTCGATGGCTCCTATCCCAAGACGAACAAGTTCAGGTTGTCCTGAAGTACAATTGAATACTGTAGAAGCTTCAATGTTACCCATGCCTCCTGCTACGACCATATCTACGGTCTTTTCGTAGCGCTCGTGAATCAATTCTGGATCAGTGGTGTATTCGATGATTTCGTCGTCGTCATGCACCGAAGTAGCCACCAGCGGGTTGCCTAAAGCAGAAACCAACGCCAACGCAATTTCATTGTCAGGAACACGAATACCAATCTCTTTACGCTTCGTCTTGAAGATCTTTGGAACGTTCGTATTCGCATTCAAGATGAAGGTGTACGGACCAGGCAGTGCACGCTTCATCAACTTGTAGATATTGTTTTCAACCGGTTTGGTGTACTCTGAAAGGTGGCTCAAATCGCGACAAACCAATGAGAAATTCGACTCTTTCATTGACACCCCTTTAATCTTCGCCACACGCTCAACCGAACGTACCCGACTCAAATCACAACCGATAGCATACACTGAATCAGTAGGATAGATAATCACACCACCATCTAGGAGGCATTCCACAACTTGTCTAACCTTTCGCGGATCTGGGTTTTCTGGGTGAATTTGTACGAGCATGTGTTACGTAAAGTTTAATCTAATATAGAAGGGGGAAGTGGAGAATACAAGAGGCGGGGGTGGTTCGTGGTTCGTGGTTCGTGGTTCGTGGTTTTAGGGATGTTTTGATTTGAAAATGGAATGTGGAGTGAAGGGGATAGGATGCTTTTATAGAAGTACAGAGGTTATTGTAGTGCTTATAGAGCACGAAATAGTGGAGACAAAAAATGCCCCTGGTAGTGGGGCATTTTTTCCGGCGTCCGGCATCCGGCGTCCGTTAATATTATGGTAGCGGCATACAGCATACTGCCTACCGCCTACAATTACGCGTTTACCTTCGCGTGATCAGCCAAGAACTTCTCCAAACCACTATCAGTTAGTGGGTGCTTGAGAAGACCTAGGATCGCGCTCAATGGACCAGTCATAACGTCTGCTCCGATTTCAGCACACTCGATGACGTGCATTGTATGGCGTACAGAAGCTGCTAGGATTTCAGTGCGGAAATCGTAGTT
Coding sequences within it:
- a CDS encoding NAD(P)H-hydrate dehydratase, which codes for MKKLFSTDQIRDWDRYTIENEPISSLRLMERASTKAFAILMGLLDDEDITIFCGTGNNGGDGLVLARLLRMAEFEVDVFVLGDPEKGSEDFKTNLEKVGEVQVLANAETDLMEYLDGKVVIDAIFGSGLTRPLEEWRSDIVRSINLYAGRIISLDLPSGLPGDASSWDHDSIWADLTISFQQPKKSFFYEEGDQRSGEIIVADIGLHPDYEEDEPCADFFVDPEYLGDLVVQPFRFIHKGSKGMAQVVGGHHRMFGAIGLTTNAALRSGAGLVVAQVPAQAEMLIHQWHPEAMVIADQGTEFLTRLEIHPKTTALGIGPGMGQDAASLPVLHSALASEIPLVIDADALNLIAAHGLQKELKRVYPTVITPHPTEFDRLFGAHEGKNAIVDREATARAKAQEYQCFIVLKGAFSRIYTPEGECIYNTSGSPALAVGGSGDVLTGLLTGMLAQGFAPVDATMLAVYLHGSAGERFEEMYGTRGMTATDIVDLLPEVFAQFID
- a CDS encoding Gfo/Idh/MocA family protein produces the protein MLKIGVLGAGHLGKIHIKCLRELKDIYEVVGFYDPDPEKQQSVSEEFGLKAYDTIEGIIADVDVVDIVTPTLSHYECAQTALRASKHVFIEKPITNTLDEAKSLIRLSEEANVKVQVGHVERFNPAYTTIKDKIQQPQFIESHRLAQFNPRGTDVSVVLDLMIHDIDVVLAATGANVKKISASGVAVVSETPDIANARLEFDNGCVANLTASRISLKNMRKCRFFQRDAYIAVDFLKRESEIVRMKAVEGEADPFAVTIDLGEGKGSKEIFFEKPQIPENSNAIRDELASLARSIKNDTTPEVTVSDGYRALDVAHQILEKLEGIAL
- a CDS encoding protein-L-isoaspartate(D-aspartate) O-methyltransferase; this encodes MERVDTYRHKGLRKRLMDELRELGIRDERVLDACFNVPRHFFLSSAFLEFAYDNKAFQIGAGQTISQPFTVAKQTELLEIKKGDKILEIGTGSGYQTCVLCEMGAKVWSIERQKLLADNSKVLIRSLGYRPNLYYGDGYKGKPAFAPFDGIIVTCGAPSIPEALLSQLKIGGKLIIPVGEGKTQVMLEVTRNSATDFSKREHGNFAFVPMLNDRAR
- a CDS encoding tetratricopeptide repeat protein, with amino-acid sequence MGNPNSALASYRRLTHVQGLSDNTSVGTDIRFNLNRTTKLKLWRDIAAVKQLTMKALNLSTNAGDLSENLPHSMIVKNEDLTVWQLVKLGRLYSKSARYDEALGFFDRAIEMEPKESTIHYYRGVVNFRLNKLEAALRDFERSMKRNPWNTIDILNYTGCIRFRLGDIKGARKDISRVLNANHGLLNDLVMSADEYLELMAI
- a CDS encoding L-threonylcarbamoyladenylate synthase, coding for MLVQIHPENPDPRKVRQVVECLLDGGVIIYPTDSVYAIGCDLSRVRSVERVAKIKGVSMKESNFSLVCRDLSHLSEYTKPVENNIYKLMKRALPGPYTFILNANTNVPKIFKTKRKEIGIRVPDNEIALALVSALGNPLVATSVHDDDEIIEYTTDPELIHERYEKTVDMVVAGGMGNIEASTVFNCTSGQPELVRLGIGAIEGLL
- a CDS encoding DUF4494 domain-containing protein, which produces MTKHWFTCKVRYVKEDQHGNEGKVTEQFLLDAYNYTEAETRMTFLLEQMGRKPYEVQQITKSNFAEVIRFDDSDMWFRVKVSFVSFDESKGEEKSSNQYFLISAGDVRDAYDKTSDFLKTSISGYVIPSITYTKIVDVFPLAEEDPGMRTVRERGLQPIDESVRTPGTAVDYSDSLPQYDEETGEVLE